A window of the Dyadobacter pollutisoli genome harbors these coding sequences:
- a CDS encoding response regulator transcription factor — MNIQIIVAEDHPLVLMGIQHLLMEHMPGAVIATTGDFTKTLVMLEKQKFDLLIMDINLPGGDKVGMISQVRMKQPAIPILVCSSYDEQLYALPFLKAGANGYISKTAINEDFKLAVDNVLSGRIYASPTVMQNAFGQLFSTKNSQDSVADKLSDKELEVAKLLSKGLSTKAISNHIHLSSSSVSSYKTKIFEKLGVNNVIELTTYFELNG; from the coding sequence ATGAACATTCAAATTATTGTAGCTGAGGACCATCCTCTGGTTTTGATGGGTATCCAGCATCTGTTAATGGAGCATATGCCCGGCGCAGTGATAGCGACGACCGGTGATTTCACCAAAACGCTCGTCATGCTCGAAAAACAAAAATTTGATCTGCTCATCATGGATATCAATCTTCCCGGTGGCGACAAGGTAGGAATGATCAGTCAGGTGAGAATGAAGCAGCCTGCTATACCTATTCTGGTGTGTTCCAGCTACGACGAGCAACTCTATGCTCTGCCATTCCTGAAAGCAGGGGCGAACGGGTACATTTCGAAAACGGCCATAAATGAAGACTTCAAGCTTGCCGTGGATAATGTGCTTAGCGGCAGGATCTATGCGAGTCCTACGGTGATGCAAAATGCATTCGGCCAGCTGTTCAGTACAAAAAACAGCCAGGACTCGGTAGCGGACAAACTTTCCGATAAGGAACTGGAAGTTGCCAAGCTTTTATCCAAAGGACTGTCAACCAAAGCAATAAGCAATCATATTCATCTATCTTCCTCGTCTGTGAGCAGCTACAAAACAAAGATCTTTGAAAAATTGGGGGTAAACAATGTCATTGAACTGACTACCTATTTTGAATTGAATGGATAG
- a CDS encoding response regulator, translated as MNIAVIDQHPVLRSGMSVLLKDHFADLNILETTCLSSFKQDRIHQYFDIIIIGLAEECEGIDQAALKRIMRENPGSSFVVYAGKLQYEQAVSLMKVGVRGYLLKNNRPEELLTCIKTVISGNNYLCSEVRNFS; from the coding sequence ATGAATATTGCAGTCATAGACCAGCACCCCGTTCTGCGTTCAGGAATGTCTGTCCTACTCAAAGACCATTTCGCGGACCTCAATATACTCGAAACGACGTGTCTCAGTTCCTTCAAGCAAGATAGAATACATCAGTACTTCGATATCATTATCATCGGGCTTGCAGAGGAATGTGAGGGGATTGACCAAGCGGCTCTAAAGCGAATCATGCGGGAAAATCCCGGCTCGTCTTTTGTAGTCTATGCCGGGAAGCTGCAATACGAGCAGGCAGTTTCACTGATGAAAGTAGGCGTAAGGGGATACCTATTAAAAAATAATCGACCCGAAGAGCTCCTGACTTGCATCAAAACTGTCATCAGTGGCAACAACTATCTTTGCAGCGAAGTCAGGAATTTTTCATAA
- a CDS encoding tetratricopeptide repeat protein yields MEFPILIVFFAIIFYLRYATDKRSVSEKEAERLSENIAIYRSGNLSRAFEAFDQRIASYPQSSISYLYRGLCYKQMGNSNEAAKDFLTGITYDNTFADLYTELGKLQRESNQLQEAFNTFSTAIRVSLGQAPEPYHERGLTLQLLDRHAEADIDFGTEEFIVQQEAREKLSETKTVRSPWFDRKLRLNTLLVFLWSALLIISIKTASSIHLPYLTAVALSAALGYVEPDRGWILAVIQCLTLLLAYIYFVDRPVSQARSELEYFSLFGAIGLTFIASFLGAFLKKAISL; encoded by the coding sequence ATGGAATTCCCGATACTGATCGTATTTTTTGCCATTATATTTTACCTCAGGTATGCTACCGACAAGCGCTCGGTCAGTGAAAAAGAGGCAGAAAGGTTGTCTGAAAACATTGCTATATACCGTTCCGGGAATCTGTCCAGGGCATTTGAAGCGTTCGATCAACGGATTGCCAGCTATCCGCAATCCAGCATCTCTTATTTATACAGAGGCCTGTGTTACAAGCAAATGGGCAATTCAAATGAGGCCGCAAAGGATTTTCTGACCGGAATCACCTATGACAATACCTTTGCCGACCTTTATACTGAACTGGGCAAACTGCAACGAGAGTCAAACCAGCTGCAAGAAGCTTTCAACACCTTTTCGACCGCTATCAGGGTCTCGCTCGGACAGGCGCCCGAACCTTATCATGAAAGAGGCCTCACGTTGCAATTGCTCGACCGCCACGCAGAAGCAGATATCGATTTTGGCACCGAGGAATTTATCGTTCAGCAGGAAGCAAGGGAAAAACTAAGTGAAACCAAAACGGTACGCTCTCCCTGGTTTGACCGCAAGCTTCGACTCAACACACTACTGGTATTTTTGTGGTCAGCGCTGCTGATCATTTCAATTAAGACTGCTTCTAGCATTCACTTACCATATCTGACTGCGGTTGCTTTGTCGGCAGCCCTGGGCTATGTAGAACCTGACCGAGGCTGGATACTGGCGGTGATCCAATGCCTGACGCTGCTGCTGGCATATATATACTTCGTGGACAGACCGGTGTCTCAGGCGCGGTCCGAGCTGGAATACTTTTCGCTTTTCGGGGCTATTGGCCTAACATTTATAGCAAGTTTCCTGGGTGCGTTCCTTAAAAAGGCAATCAGCTTATGA
- a CDS encoding TonB-dependent receptor, whose amino-acid sequence MMRLITACLLVWALLLYAVPSSLAQGNQATIVGKVSEVKEGPIIGATVFVKNESTGFQAGTVTDANGDYIIKQLPLGSPYSITVSYIGYGEQKKTGYSLNQGDQLRLNFSLEASATELNAVDIKANSLKNTVVTLGASTAITAKDITKLPVNGRNFTALIELSPLSNGSSLGGQLASSTNYTIDGMSSRSTIAGGETGGAYAISMEAIREFKVVTNEYDVTMGRAGGGTISTVTKSGTNKLSGSAFNFMRTDWLSSPNDLRGNKRTQDFSTYQYGMSLGGALKKDKAHFFVAWDHQADSRPLFIANLQSDADIAASRVTQTTLDNFLDIARSKYGVSNNPQFGSFGKTKGTDAIFARIDWQLNSKNLLTLRNNLIREKDNLSEGDNTSINAYESYIDRKRFNNSIMASLRTIVSPKITNEFKVQHFFQDEAVIPSSELPSASIPRAIVENVTSTAGTNNYITAIQIGGQRFSPEWFKGQTYQAMNNLYYNTGKINFTFGIDVMFNRMKSVYGSEMNGRFYFTGLDNFNNQTPYRYAREINLLDDPSSIVNSLATGIYAQMDTKLARGLDMVAGLRLDNTQYLNKANFSQVVFDELQLRTDNKINTTQLQPRVQLTWDVNEQSKDIVRFGAGIFGSQLNPYSMINNMLFDGTKVAAVEIQGDQVPRPDFPGYRADPSSAPGADLFNNPKIERLITINMNNADAKIPVLYKTNFSYNHFFSDRLRIGVSGYASWARNNYMYVDRNMVEEPYFRIAAEANRGVYVPVSTITEKNGATNWLESRKTKNVGRVLELNSNGKKNQYAVVIDGTYRYFKDGQITFSYTWNDSKDNTSYNGNVANTATLDLMVKDDPRDVSRITYANNHFRNKVVFYGTAPSLWGVTLGLRYSGIGGTRYSMAVSGNMNGDFVSSNDLPFIYDPNSSETPKVVRDGINAILNNPEAEQSIKDYITRDMGKMAERNGGINGFYGVFDLRLAKKFNFYKNHGLEASVDIFNVANLLNKDWGVGNNLGKQNLYTIRSFDRATQRFGYGMSNGTGVSNLNGNPYQIQIGLRYAF is encoded by the coding sequence ATGATGAGATTAATTACTGCCTGCCTGCTTGTGTGGGCACTATTGCTGTATGCTGTGCCCAGCTCACTGGCGCAAGGCAACCAAGCCACGATCGTGGGGAAGGTCTCCGAAGTCAAAGAGGGCCCGATTATTGGGGCTACTGTATTTGTAAAAAATGAATCCACCGGTTTTCAGGCGGGCACGGTAACGGACGCCAACGGAGATTACATCATCAAGCAATTACCATTAGGATCGCCTTATTCGATTACGGTTTCCTATATCGGTTATGGTGAGCAAAAGAAAACGGGTTATTCGCTCAACCAGGGCGATCAGCTGCGTTTGAATTTCAGCCTTGAAGCGAGCGCAACTGAATTGAATGCAGTTGATATTAAGGCTAACTCACTGAAAAATACGGTTGTAACGCTAGGTGCATCCACTGCTATTACTGCGAAAGACATTACCAAATTGCCGGTAAACGGAAGAAATTTCACCGCGCTTATTGAACTCTCGCCATTGAGCAACGGTAGCAGCCTTGGTGGTCAGCTGGCTTCCTCGACCAACTACACCATTGATGGTATGAGCTCACGCAGCACGATTGCGGGTGGTGAAACCGGAGGCGCCTACGCGATTTCAATGGAAGCGATCCGCGAGTTCAAGGTGGTCACTAATGAGTACGACGTAACCATGGGCCGCGCGGGCGGCGGTACGATCAGTACGGTAACCAAGTCGGGTACAAACAAACTGTCAGGTAGCGCATTTAACTTTATGCGTACCGACTGGCTTTCAAGTCCTAATGATCTACGCGGAAACAAAAGGACGCAAGACTTTTCAACGTATCAATACGGTATGTCGCTGGGTGGCGCATTGAAAAAAGACAAAGCGCACTTCTTTGTGGCGTGGGACCATCAGGCCGACTCTCGTCCTTTGTTTATCGCAAACCTGCAATCAGACGCTGATATAGCAGCCAGCCGCGTAACGCAGACAACGCTTGACAACTTCCTGGACATTGCAAGATCAAAATATGGCGTATCCAACAACCCGCAGTTTGGTTCATTTGGCAAGACAAAGGGTACAGACGCGATCTTCGCAAGAATTGACTGGCAGCTCAACTCAAAAAACCTGCTGACGCTCCGTAACAACCTCATTAGGGAAAAGGATAACCTGTCGGAAGGTGACAATACGTCCATTAATGCATACGAATCTTACATAGACCGTAAGCGTTTCAATAACAGCATTATGGCATCGCTTCGTACGATCGTGAGCCCGAAAATCACGAATGAATTTAAAGTGCAGCATTTCTTTCAGGATGAGGCGGTAATCCCAAGCTCGGAGCTTCCTTCGGCTAGTATCCCGCGTGCGATTGTGGAAAACGTAACTTCTACTGCCGGAACAAACAACTACATTACCGCGATCCAGATTGGTGGTCAGCGTTTCTCGCCTGAATGGTTTAAAGGGCAGACTTACCAGGCGATGAACAACCTTTACTATAACACCGGGAAGATCAACTTCACATTTGGTATTGACGTGATGTTCAACCGCATGAAGTCGGTTTATGGTAGCGAAATGAATGGACGCTTCTATTTCACAGGTCTTGATAATTTCAACAACCAGACGCCTTACCGTTACGCCCGTGAGATCAACTTGCTTGACGATCCAAGTTCGATCGTCAATTCTCTGGCAACAGGTATTTACGCACAAATGGATACAAAACTGGCCCGCGGTCTTGATATGGTTGCAGGTTTGCGTTTGGACAATACACAATATCTTAACAAAGCAAATTTCAGCCAGGTCGTATTCGATGAATTGCAGCTGCGGACAGACAACAAGATCAATACCACCCAATTGCAGCCACGCGTACAGCTTACCTGGGATGTAAATGAGCAAAGCAAAGATATCGTCCGTTTTGGCGCAGGTATCTTCGGTTCGCAATTGAACCCTTACTCGATGATCAACAACATGTTGTTTGACGGAACGAAAGTGGCGGCAGTAGAAATCCAGGGCGACCAGGTGCCACGTCCTGATTTTCCGGGGTACCGTGCCGACCCATCTTCTGCTCCCGGTGCTGACCTGTTCAACAACCCGAAAATCGAGCGTCTGATCACCATCAACATGAACAACGCAGACGCGAAGATCCCTGTTCTTTACAAAACGAACTTCTCGTACAACCACTTTTTCAGCGATCGTTTGCGGATCGGTGTGAGCGGGTATGCTTCCTGGGCACGCAACAATTATATGTATGTAGACCGCAACATGGTGGAAGAACCTTACTTCCGTATTGCGGCAGAAGCGAATCGTGGTGTATATGTACCTGTTAGCACCATTACAGAGAAAAATGGCGCTACCAACTGGTTGGAAAGCCGCAAAACCAAGAACGTAGGTCGCGTGCTCGAACTGAATAGCAATGGTAAGAAAAACCAGTATGCCGTGGTCATCGACGGTACTTACCGTTACTTCAAAGACGGACAGATCACATTCTCTTATACATGGAACGATTCGAAAGACAATACTTCATACAATGGTAACGTGGCAAACACGGCAACACTCGATTTAATGGTCAAAGATGATCCACGCGACGTGAGCCGTATTACTTATGCTAACAACCATTTCCGTAACAAAGTAGTATTCTATGGAACCGCGCCAAGCCTCTGGGGAGTAACACTTGGTCTGCGTTACTCCGGTATCGGCGGCACGCGTTACTCAATGGCCGTGAGCGGTAATATGAACGGTGACTTCGTTTCCTCCAACGACCTTCCTTTTATTTATGATCCTAACAGTTCTGAAACGCCGAAGGTTGTCCGCGACGGAATCAACGCCATCCTTAACAACCCGGAAGCAGAGCAGAGCATTAAGGACTATATCACAAGAGATATGGGCAAAATGGCTGAGCGTAACGGAGGCATCAACGGATTTTATGGTGTATTCGACCTGAGATTGGCGAAGAAATTTAATTTCTACAAAAACCACGGTCTGGAAGCTTCTGTCGATATCTTCAACGTTGCCAACTTGCTCAACAAGGACTGGGGTGTAGGAAACAACCTAGGTAAGCAAAACCTTTACACGATCAGATCATTCGACCGAGCTACGCAGCGATTCGGTTACGGCATGAGCAATGGTACGGGTGTATCCAACTTGAACGGTAACCCTTACCAGATCCAGATTGGGTTGAGGTATGCGTTTTGA
- a CDS encoding alkaline phosphatase family protein: MKKQLLTLLALACTFAACAQDSHVILISIDGLRPEFYKDADWSMVNLRQAMKTGSYADGVTGVFPTVTYPSHTTMVTGVKPSKHGVYYNTPSEPLEVTGKWIWDYKTIKVPTIFSAAKEKGLKTASVFWPVSLGGPADYNIPEYWYLPKTKGGKRDMLNALNENSFPKGFFEEVQQNAIGKLEEIDFDGDYMGIDDNLSRASAYIIRKYKPSFLAVHLVAVDHFEHEEGRDGDKMRAALASVDRGIKAIMEAVEKAGIKDKTTFIVTGDHGFVDIHSSIAPNILLAQAGLYDPNNKNSWKAYFHASAGSSFLHLKDPTDTKTLEMVKLTLNKLNPAQKAMFDIKDRAALDAVGADPNAALALAPKHGFTFNGAATGDFIRPASGGTHGFFPDSKEIQTGFVVFGKGIKKGTVIPEMGLQDIAPLIARLLNIDFPSADGTLYPGLLSKE, translated from the coding sequence ATGAAAAAGCAACTTCTTACCCTGCTGGCCCTCGCATGCACGTTCGCGGCCTGCGCCCAAGATTCGCACGTGATCCTGATCAGCATTGACGGGCTGCGTCCGGAGTTTTACAAAGACGCCGACTGGTCGATGGTGAACCTTCGCCAGGCGATGAAAACCGGCTCGTATGCCGACGGCGTTACCGGTGTTTTCCCGACGGTAACCTACCCTTCACATACCACAATGGTAACCGGCGTCAAACCGAGCAAACATGGTGTGTATTACAACACGCCTTCGGAGCCTTTGGAAGTTACCGGCAAATGGATCTGGGATTACAAGACGATCAAGGTGCCTACGATTTTTAGCGCGGCCAAAGAAAAAGGGTTGAAAACGGCATCTGTATTCTGGCCGGTATCACTCGGCGGACCGGCGGATTACAACATTCCGGAGTATTGGTATTTGCCGAAAACAAAAGGTGGAAAACGGGATATGCTGAATGCGTTGAATGAAAATTCTTTTCCGAAAGGCTTTTTCGAGGAAGTACAGCAAAATGCAATCGGCAAGCTGGAAGAGATTGATTTTGACGGGGATTACATGGGAATTGACGACAATCTTTCAAGGGCGAGCGCCTACATTATCCGTAAATACAAGCCTTCATTCCTGGCGGTACATTTGGTTGCGGTCGATCACTTCGAGCATGAAGAAGGACGTGACGGCGACAAAATGCGTGCCGCATTGGCGAGCGTAGACCGTGGTATTAAAGCGATTATGGAAGCAGTTGAGAAAGCGGGTATCAAAGACAAAACCACATTTATCGTCACCGGCGACCACGGCTTTGTCGACATTCACTCGTCCATCGCGCCGAATATCCTCCTTGCGCAGGCCGGACTTTACGACCCAAACAATAAAAATTCCTGGAAAGCCTATTTCCACGCCTCGGCGGGCTCGTCGTTTTTGCATTTGAAAGATCCAACGGATACCAAAACTTTGGAAATGGTAAAACTGACTTTGAACAAGCTTAATCCAGCACAAAAAGCAATGTTCGACATCAAGGACCGCGCTGCATTGGATGCCGTTGGTGCTGACCCGAATGCAGCATTGGCACTGGCTCCAAAGCATGGTTTTACCTTCAACGGCGCGGCGACTGGCGATTTTATTCGCCCGGCAAGCGGCGGTACACACGGTTTTTTTCCTGATTCCAAAGAGATCCAGACGGGTTTTGTCGTTTTTGGTAAAGGCATCAAAAAGGGCACGGTAATCCCGGAAATGGGTTTGCAGGACATTGCCCCGTTAATTGCCAGATTGCTCAATATTGATTTCCCATCTGCGGACGGAACGCTTTATCCAGGCCTGCTGTCCAAAGAGTAA
- a CDS encoding alpha-amylase family glycosyl hydrolase, whose protein sequence is MPTPITLLQPDRPDSMAGARELINRAIREGVSYYPSPISWRDEVLYFLLPDRFSDGKESTRPLLTRDEITALRHTPNRPDWNWQQWAESGTRWQGGTIEGIRSQLVYLKELGITAIWIGPIFKQRVGLNSYHGYGIQDFLDVDPRFGTREDLINLVSEAHSKGIRILLDVIVNHSGDNWGYVPPGAALSSAVNEPAYKSWPHFYGSGDQQDTKDWQLAWRDAAQTGFATEPIDITSRHEGAWPREFQSKNIYTRAGMGNLGESHDIGDPHAEHKRTDFLSLKDFALDVPGTLSQLIQCLQYWIALTDCDGFRIDTVKHMALEETRNFCGAIREFADLIGKHNFLLIGEIAGGDGFQDAVLDYTAMMERNLNAALDIGSARLTLSSVAKGLQRGNSYFDIFNEQSQGFESHRSFGDRHVSILDDHDHVFGSKVRFSAEVPDHFAVKDYYVTVPVAIQLLTLGIPCIYYGTEQAFAGPASTQTSLLDGWRSNDKYLRESMFGPAHPRANSTEDIEDQVMLQDETLPGFGPFGTSGKHCFDQSSPAYIRISSLCKTRAAHPVLRLGRQYLRQIQVPGTGFEFPKAGELVAWSRILYNQEALCIVNPNGADARGGNVVIAAELSAPGSEYVVIANTAQMAAGVAYAGSHPIGSKLTVKTNQPSGPSFVEIRDIQSAEVVVLLKNSFT, encoded by the coding sequence ATGCCGACACCGATAACACTTCTGCAACCAGACCGGCCCGATTCGATGGCAGGTGCCCGAGAGCTCATTAACCGCGCTATCCGGGAAGGGGTTTCCTACTACCCTTCTCCCATCAGCTGGCGGGATGAAGTATTGTATTTTTTACTGCCCGACCGCTTCAGCGATGGAAAGGAATCCACGCGTCCATTGTTGACAAGGGACGAAATCACAGCATTGCGCCATACTCCAAACCGGCCGGATTGGAACTGGCAGCAATGGGCCGAATCGGGCACACGGTGGCAGGGAGGCACTATTGAGGGCATCAGGAGCCAGTTGGTTTATCTCAAAGAACTGGGGATTACTGCCATTTGGATCGGGCCCATTTTCAAGCAGCGGGTTGGACTGAATTCTTATCACGGCTACGGCATCCAGGATTTTCTGGATGTAGATCCGCGCTTTGGCACCAGAGAAGACCTGATCAACCTCGTCAGTGAGGCCCATAGCAAAGGGATACGTATACTATTGGACGTTATAGTAAACCATTCCGGCGATAACTGGGGATATGTGCCTCCCGGGGCGGCATTGAGCAGTGCTGTCAATGAGCCCGCTTACAAATCATGGCCGCATTTCTACGGATCCGGGGATCAGCAGGATACAAAAGACTGGCAACTGGCTTGGCGCGATGCGGCACAAACCGGGTTTGCTACCGAACCTATCGACATTACTTCACGCCACGAAGGTGCATGGCCCCGCGAGTTTCAGTCCAAAAATATCTACACCCGTGCAGGAATGGGCAACCTGGGCGAGTCGCATGACATAGGCGACCCGCATGCAGAACACAAGCGCACTGATTTTCTTTCACTAAAGGATTTTGCCCTCGATGTGCCAGGTACGCTCAGTCAGTTGATCCAATGCCTGCAATACTGGATCGCATTGACGGACTGTGACGGCTTTCGCATTGATACGGTCAAACACATGGCACTGGAAGAGACCAGAAACTTCTGTGGCGCAATCCGCGAGTTCGCCGATCTGATCGGAAAGCATAACTTTCTTTTGATCGGTGAAATTGCGGGCGGTGATGGTTTTCAGGATGCAGTGCTGGACTACACGGCTATGATGGAGCGAAACCTGAATGCCGCCCTTGACATTGGCAGTGCCCGGTTGACATTGTCTTCGGTCGCCAAAGGATTGCAGAGAGGTAATTCCTATTTTGATATTTTCAATGAGCAAAGCCAGGGGTTTGAGTCCCACCGGAGCTTTGGAGACCGGCACGTTTCCATCCTGGATGACCACGATCACGTGTTTGGAAGCAAGGTCCGCTTTTCAGCTGAGGTTCCCGACCACTTCGCCGTCAAAGATTATTATGTCACCGTGCCAGTGGCCATTCAGCTGCTTACATTGGGCATTCCATGTATTTACTATGGTACCGAGCAGGCGTTTGCAGGGCCGGCCAGCACGCAGACAAGCCTACTGGATGGCTGGCGATCCAATGATAAATACCTGCGTGAATCCATGTTTGGCCCCGCTCATCCTCGCGCCAACAGTACCGAAGACATTGAAGATCAAGTAATGCTGCAAGATGAAACATTACCTGGATTTGGCCCATTTGGTACGAGCGGAAAACATTGTTTCGATCAGAGTAGCCCGGCATATATACGGATTTCGAGTCTTTGCAAAACAAGGGCTGCCCATCCGGTGCTGCGTCTGGGACGGCAATATCTACGACAAATCCAGGTTCCCGGCACCGGTTTCGAATTCCCGAAAGCGGGTGAGCTGGTGGCCTGGTCACGCATTCTTTACAACCAGGAAGCGCTTTGCATTGTCAATCCGAATGGAGCCGATGCGCGGGGCGGTAATGTGGTCATCGCCGCTGAGCTCTCGGCGCCTGGCAGTGAATATGTTGTCATTGCCAATACCGCTCAAATGGCCGCAGGGGTAGCATATGCAGGGTCACACCCGATCGGATCGAAGCTGACTGTGAAGACAAACCAGCCAAGCGGCCCTTCATTTGTCGAAATTCGTGACATTCAATCGGCAGAAGTTGTGGTTTTGCTCAAAAATAGCTTCACGTGA
- a CDS encoding LysE family translocator yields MLSNGYRVKSRGRYGYIGLPDFLKLDDCNNPIIMVSFGLTAVLFAVPLAYTFLKTAGTLYLLYLAYQAVKPGNKGLFEMQADLENDNPAKLFSMGFFTNVLNPKAAVFYLSFFPQFIKPENGSVMGQSLQLGITQILILTGLALKMALDKK; encoded by the coding sequence ATGTTATCCAACGGTTACCGGGTAAAGTCGCGCGGGCGATATGGCTACATTGGACTACCAGATTTTTTGAAATTGGATGATTGTAACAATCCAATCATCATGGTTTCATTTGGTCTGACAGCTGTTTTATTTGCCGTGCCGCTGGCTTATACATTTTTGAAAACTGCCGGCACGCTTTATTTGCTGTACCTGGCTTATCAGGCTGTCAAACCTGGAAACAAGGGTTTATTTGAAATGCAGGCTGACCTGGAAAATGACAATCCGGCGAAGCTATTCAGTATGGGTTTTTTTACCAATGTGCTCAACCCTAAGGCGGCCGTATTTTATCTTTCCTTCTTTCCTCAGTTTATCAAACCCGAAAATGGCTCGGTGATGGGCCAAAGTCTGCAACTGGGCATTACGCAGATTTTGATCCTCACAGGCCTGGCGCTGAAAATGGCTTTGGATAAAAAATAA